The Pseudochaenichthys georgianus chromosome 24, fPseGeo1.2, whole genome shotgun sequence genome includes a region encoding these proteins:
- the ism2b gene encoding isthmin-2, translating to MLPGVARRFHTLLVIWSILLVSLGTGFPTRHKNVAHKAHGHQIHSAGVQYVPETLEQQNQVQSILPEPHGPQRRWTHPHHRSVGVLPQPEPEEETKPFILDLKNFPDLANAEINSQNPNIQVTIEVVDDPQMEVEMDLAKEKEWLPSSSSSPSSTVDWLGGKKLFWPLFWSYTDADSGEESNSRSGADENGEEEEEEGDYSLDYGSEEPLPSGVGEDWDTRWNEGWDPIQSYYEKETDEWTPWSPCSVTCGNGERKRTKSCGYSCTLTEASKCDLEPCPGDVNTVVEPFPFAMENGTEPFGTDVDSCEKWLNCKSDFLQRYLQQVMSELPSCPCTYPSEVSYTVVSVYDDNHGRPFRWRDASGPKERMDIYKPSARSCIRSALSSDSSTLAAQHCCYGDRGRLITRGKGAGTPNLISTEFSPELHFKVDVLPWILCKGDWSRFHAVRPPNNGLSCPENPHEDVFMNELEEAREY from the exons ATGCTTCCAGGGGTCGCGAGGAGATTTCACACGCTGCTCGTGATTTGGTCGATACTTCTCGTGAGTTTGGGGACCGGGTTTCCTACCAGACACAAGAACGTTGCCCACAAA GCTCATGGCCACCAGATTCACAGTGCTGGGGTCCAATATGTCCCTGAAACTTTGGAGCAGCAGAACCAGGTCCAGAGTATCCTGCCTGAGCCCCATGGCCCCCAGAGGAGGTGGACCCACCCCCACCACCGCTCTGTTGGTGTTCTCCCACAGCCGGAGCCTGAGGAGGAGACCAAACCCTTCATCCTGGATCTCAAGAACTTCCCAGACCTGGCAAATGCTGAAATAAACTCGCAGAACCCAAACATACAG GTAACCATTGAGGTGGTGGACGACCCCCAGATGGAGGTAGAGATGGATCTGGCCAAGGAAAAAGAATGgctcccctcctcttcctcctcaccaTCTTCCACGGTGGATTGGCTCGGAGGCAAGAAGCTTTTCTGGCCCCTTTTCTGGAGTTACACTGACGCCGACTCCGGCGAGGAAAGCAACAGCCGCTCAGGGGCGGACGAAAatggtgaggaagaggaggaggagggggattaCTCTCTGGATTACGGAAGCGAGGAGCCCTTACCAAGCGGAGTGGGCGAAGACTGGGATACGCGTTGGAACGAGGGCTGGGATCCAATACAGAGCTACTACG AGAAGGAAACAGATGAGTGGACTCCCTGGTCTCCCTGTTCAGTGACATGTGGAAACGGTGAGAGGAAAAGGACCAAGTCCTGTGGCTACTCTTGCACTCTGACAGAAGCCTCCAAGTGTGACCTGGAGCCTTGTCCCG GTGATGTCAACACTGTAGTAGAGCCATTCCCTTTCGCGATGGAGAATGGCACAGAGCCATTTGGAACAG ATGTGGACAGCTGCGAGAAGTGGCTCAACTGTAAGAGTGACTTCCTCCAGAGGTACCTCCAACAGGTGATGTCTGAGCTGCCCAGCTGCCCCTGCACTTACCCCTCTGAAGTGTCTTACACCGTGGTCAGCGTCTACGACGACAATCACGGCCGGCCATTCCGCTGGCGCGATGCCAGTGGCCCCAAGGAGCGCATGGACATCTACAAGCCGTCAGCGCGTAGCTGCATCCGCTCAGCACTTTCAAGCGATTCATCCACTCTAGCAGCGCAGCACTGTTGCTACGGCGATCGTGGACGGCTGATAACACGAGGGAAAGGCGCAGGCACGCCTAACCTGATCAGCACCGAGTTCTCTCCCGAGCTGCACTTCAAGGTGGACGTGCTGCCGTGGATCCTATGCAAGGGAGACTGGAGTCGCTTCCACGCGGTGCGGCCACCTAACAATGGGTTGAGCTGCCCAGAAAACCCCCACGAAGATGTGTTCATGAATGAACTGGAGGAAGCCAGGGAGTACTGA